In Limnochordia bacterium, the genomic window TTGTTCGCCAAACCCCATCTTCTCATAGATCTTAATACCGGAAGACAATACGTCTTTGAGTCTTCTCCCGGGGACACTGTCACCAATGAGGGTAGCATCCACCTGGACTATGGCCTGGTGCTTTCGTTTCAGTTCATCGTCTAAGGGTCCAAAGTGAATCAAACGAGTAGCTGCAGCCTGCACACCTTTGTATCTAGCAACACAGGCCACCATAGCATACTTTTCCACTTCCTTGTTGGTGGGAATTGGGTGTCTGAATCTACTGACCCGCTCATCGCCAGCCACCAGCAATACTGTGGGCGTTAGCTCCCTGGCAAAAAGCGCCCCGGCCAGTTGCCCTGCTAGTTCGTATTCAGTATCACCGGGGACGAGCTCTTTGCATACCTGACCCAAAGCCTCTCCCACCAAGCGGCCTGCTGTGTTTAGTCGTTCTCGTTCTTCCGGACCGAGGACTGATCTGAGAATACCTAATTCAGACTCCAATAGTACCGTGCCAGGAACTGATGTATCACTACCGATTGTCCTGCCCGCTACCAGTTCCTCAACAAGATCAGAGAAGTCCCCTTCGTACCAGTTGAAGACCCGACTTTTGAACAGGGTAGAATCAATCTCTTCCGCAAGTAACCTGGGGGTTTCAATATTATTCGCAACAAGGTAAGCTTCATCCAAAGTAATCACAAGCCTTGCGGCACCATCCCTTGTAGCTAGCCCCACATGACAGTCTCCCCCACCGGTCAGCCATGAGAAATTATGCTGCAAGCTCACCACTAAAGCATCTAGACTACGCTCTTTTAGTAGCTGCCGTACTCTACGGATGTTCCGGGCAGCAATAACTGAGTTATCCAATGCCAGCACTCCCCCAATCAGCGAGGAACTTCTTGATCCCGATATCGGTAAGAGGATGTGCAACCATCTGCTTTAATACCTTAAACGGTACCGTTGCCACATGGGCCCCGGCCTTCGCCGCCTCAACCACATGTAAGGGACTACGAATACTGGCAGCGATCACCTCGGTGGGCAATCCGTGGATATCATAAATCTCCACGATATCTCGAACAAGCTCCATGCCAAAATGGGAGATATCATCCAGCCGTCCAATAAAGGGACTAACATATGTGGCTCCGGCTCTGGCTGCTAGCAAAGCCTGGCTCGCAGAAAACACTAAGGTAACATTAGTTTTAATCCCTTGATCTGAAAGACGGTGAACAGCCGTAAGTCCATCAGCGGTCATGGGAATCTTAATGACAATGTTTTTGGACCACTTGGCCAGCTTTTGTGCCTCTGCCACCATCTCATCGGCAACAAGACTAATTACTTCGGCGCTAATCGGCCCATCGACAATACCGGCAATCTCCCGGATTACCTCTTCGAAGTTACGGCCCTCTTTTGCCACCAATGAAGGGTTTGTGGTTACACCGGAGATGACCCCCCACCCATGAGCTTCTTTAATCTCATCAATATTAGCTGTATCAATAAAAAACTGCACGCCCATCACTCTCCTTAAGTAGTTTGGCGTATTAGAACTGCAGCGAAACACTTACTCCACCAGCAGTGATCTCCTGGAAGTTCTCGCTGGCAATAGCCGCATCAACCTTGGCAACTCCCAAGGAAAATCCAGTTCCAAGGGTATAAGTCCTACCGTCTTCCTTGGACATCATCCCCGCACGTAGACTGGCTACTCCTAAGAAACGTTTTTCCACGCCCATATAGAGGGCTTGGGACGGTGTTCCAGGATCCTCAATATCACAAGCGATCACAAGACCAGTTAGAGGCGGTTTGACTGCGACACCCCCACGATAGCGAGGTTGCAGTTTCTCTACCCACTCTGTTTCAGTTGTCTCATCCGCGTAATCAGTCTCATTACCCGTCCACTGAATTCTTCCTAGCAGGTCAACCGCGCGGATACCTGCGGTAATCACCGGAGTGGCCTCTACAAGTACACCAGCATCCACCGCATAGCCCCGTCCTTCAGCGCTACGTTCCTTATATTCCGCTTGGTTTAATGAGTAATACCGTCCATACAACACCCTTAGATTCCCGCCCGCATGTACCACCAGTAGACTTGGCGGCAACTGATAGGGAGTGGTGGCACCGGTAAGGGCACCACTTATAATAGCCTTTGCCTCACCCACTGGTTCTTCGGACTGCCCTTTGGTAAAGTTGGCATTGGCATCTACAATCACATTGAAACCCAAGGCACTGCCCGAAAATCCAACCTGTCCCGCCAGGTCCAAGGACGCTGGTAGTTCCAGTTCAGCGGGTATCTGTTGGCTTAATACCATTTCCCATACATCCTGCAGTTGCATTGAAGATGAACGTAAGGTAAAAGTAGGATTCACTGACAAAAACCCAATCTTGCGGATAGCCGCAGGATTCCAGTAAACAGCCCCGTTATCGTCGACAACTGCCACATAGGCACCGCCCATGCCTAAGGCCCGGGCCCCAGGAAACACATTGTTGGCATAGACTCCGCTAATACCTCCGATGCAAAGAACAGTAATAATTATGGTTATGAGTGCTGTTTTTTTTCCCATCAATGTTGTCGCCTCCCACATCTTAGCCGCCTGTGATCATCAGGCAGCACCCACTATTGCCTAACCTGCTATTTCTTCACTTTGTTGCCCCTTTGCATCTTGAACAATAATCGCCTTGGTGGGACACTTCAGTGCACATTGTCCGCAATTGGTACACTTGGTGTAATCAATACTAGCTAGGTTATCTGTGACAGTAATCGCCTCAAAGGAACACGCCTTTACGCACAGCCCACAGCCGATACAACCTACCTCACAGACGCTTCGGACTACTTTGCCCTTCTCCGTTGATTTACACTGCACATGCACAGTCGACGTCACTGGCACAAGTTCGAGCAGCGAACGGGGACAGGCTTGGATGCACTTACCACAGGCTGTACATGTGTCAGCATCAACTTCGGGTAATCCTACTTCAGTTAGGTGGATCGCATCAAAGGCACAGACCTTGACACAACTTCCCAAGCCCAAACAGCCGTACTGACATTCCTTAGGTCCCCCATATTTTAGTACCGCGGCCCGGCAGTCTAGGGCTCCATCATAGTCGCCTCGCTGTTTAGCTTTGTCATTGCAGCCACCGCATTTAACGTGGGCCACCTTACGAGGACCAATATCGGTGGCTTCCTTTCCTAACAAAGAAGCAATCTTCTCCACAAAAGCACTGCCACCCACAGGACATGCGTTAATCTCTGCCCTTCCTTCAACCACCGCCTCAGCATAGGCTCGACACCCGGCAAAACCACAGGAACCGCAATTAGCACCGGGGGCTGCATCGGCAATCTCATCAATACGGGGATCGCTTTCCACTTTAAAACGCTGGGATGCCCACACAAGACCAAAACCGAAGACAGTACCCAAAATCCCCATACTCACTGCAGAAACCAATATATCGTTCACTCTAAGGTCCCCCTCCTTCTCAAACCGGCACTAGTCCGGAAAAACCCATAAAGGCCAAGGACAAAAGACCAGCCACAATCAAGGCGATCCCTGAACCTTGTAGGCACTTGGGAACATTGCTGTAGGCCAATTCCTGTCTAATTCCAGCCATAATCACTAACGCCAAAGTAAAACCTAACCCGGCCCCTAGACTAAAGACAATAGACTGGATCAAGGTATACTCCCTAAGTGCAATCAGCAGTGCCAGACCCAAAATGGCACAATTTGTGGTAATTAGGGGTAGGAAAATGCCCAAGGAACGATATAATGCCGGACTTACCTTATGCAAGAACATCTCTACAAACTGTACTAGGGCAGCAATTACTAGAATAAACATGGCGTACTGCAAAAAGGGCAGGCCAAACTGAACTAAGATATACCGGTTTAGCAACCAAGTTACCACACTGGTCACACTCATGACGAATGTCGTTGCCATCCCCATGCCCAAGGCGGTATCAACCTGTTTGGATACCCCTAGGAAGGGACAAATCCCTAGGAACTGAACCAAAACGAAGTTATTGACCAGAACCGACCCGATGAATATGAACACTAGCTGTTCCATCCTTAGCCCTCCTTCCTGCCCGTAAGCGTAGTGCAGAACCCTTAGACAAATTGGTACTCAACCAGTTAATTAGGCCAACCAAAAGGCCTAAAGTAAAGAAAGCCCCCGGCGGTAGAATCATGATCACCCATTCGGTAAACCCTTCCCACATAATTCGGGTCCCAAACAAAGTGCCAAATCCAAGAAGTTCCCTAATGGAACCTAAAATAACAAGGGCCATGGTAAAGCCTAGACCCATTCCTAGAGCATCCAAGATGGAACGAGACACGGGCATCTTCGAAGCAAAGGCCTCGGCCCTTCCTAAGATAATGCAGTTAACGACAATTAAGGGCACAAACAGCCCCAAGACTCGATGAATTGATGGTAAAAAGGCGGCCAGGAATAGATCAGCCACAGTAACAAAAGTCGCAATGATAACAATATAGCAGGGAATTCGGACCTCACTTGGAATCTGGCGCCTAAGTAGGGAAATCATAGCGCTGGAACAAACCAACACGAATGCAACAGAAAGGCCCATAGCAAGACCATTAGTGGCTGTGGTTGTCACCGCTAACGTAGGACACATCCCGATCATCATTCGAAAGGTGGGATTCTCTTTCCATAGCCCCCGCACAAGATCTGCAAACATGATTACCTTGATCCCCTTTCCAGAACCCCCAGTTGTGGTATCAGCTCCTGGGCAATTTTGTACACATAATCGTTGACAATATTGGTGACAGCCTTACTGGAAATGGTAGCACCGGTAATAGTATCAATCTCTTTATCCAACTTGCCGCTTGCTTCCTTTCCGATGAACTGCTCGGTAAACCAGTCCTCCTCAATTCGGGCTCCCAAACCAGGGGTTTCCACATGCTCCAACACTCGTACACCACCAATAGTGCAGCCCGGCAGCTCCATCCCAATCAAAACCTTAATACCACCTTGAAACCCCGGTCCAGTCACCACAAAAGCCAGTCCCACCGATTCTCCTTGCCCATCGTGTCCTAGATATATTTCATCTGCAAAGGAACTAGGGTCAAAGGACACATCCGCTGACTCCAACTTGGTGAAGGAAGAAGCCTCAGGTAGTACCGCACCTATGGAATCCGCTAACCTTAAGGCCGCATGTTCCTCGATCTTCGGGTTAGCGTAGTTGTATACAACCGCAAGCACCACCCCTGCACCAACGGAAACAATAATCAAGGCAAGAATCATCTTTGCCCCACTAGACATGGTGCTTCACCTCCCCGAAAATGCGTGGTCGGGTATAGTGATTCAAAAGGGGTGAGATGGCATTCATCAGTAGGATCGAGAAGCTAACCCCACCGGGATAAGCGCCATAGAGTCTGATCAAAACTAGTAAAACACCAGCCCCAATACCATAAATCCAGCGTCCCTTTTTCGTAATTGGAGTAGTTACAAGGTCGGTTGCCATAAAAAAGGCACCTATGATCAAACCGCCGGCCAAAAGGTGGAAAATGGGATCCTGCCCCAGGATCCAGGTAAGGATAAATACAGTACCCAGATAACCCGCAGGGATCCGCCAGTCGATATATCTTTTATAGATCAACAATGCTGCTCCAACAAGGAGAGCAATGGTAGATGTCTCCCCAAGACAACCACCGACGTTTCCGACTATCAGATCAAGATAGGAGGTTCCCACACCCTGCATTTTCATCAATGCCAAGGGCGTGGCCTGTGATATTCCGTCGAAGGGCCGCGTCCATGTTGTCATGGCCACTGGAAAGGCCGCTGACAGAAACAGTCTGCCCACCAAGGCCGGGTTAAAAGGATTCTGCCCAAGACCACCAAAGACCTGTTTGCCGAGGAATATAGCCACAATAGCACCCATCGCCGCCATCCAATAAGGAAGAGTTGGCGGCACATTAAAAGCCAACAGTAATCCGGTAACAAGGGCGCTACCATCCCAGATTGTAATCTCAAGACCCCGTAATTTCTGGATAACTGCCTCGGTAAACATCGCGGATACAACGGTTATGACCGTAAGGGATAATGCCCGTAAACCAAAATAATAGATGGCGCAAACCAAGGCTGGCACCAACGCCAGTGCCACAGTATACATGATCTTTGCCACTGATTCCTCACATTTTATATGGGGAGTGGCCCCCATCATCAATTCTAGCCGATGCTCTGCCTCTTTCGCCAAAGCATTCGCCTCCCAGACTATCCTACTTTTTGCCTCTTCAAACTCAATTGGGCCTTGGCCATCTGGATCCAGTGCACCAAGGGTCGTTTTGCCGGACAAACGAAAGAACAGGAACCACATTCGATGCAGTTCATGGCCCCATACTCCTCAGCCGAGTCAAACTCATCATGTTCAGCAAAACGGGCGATAAGACTAGGCAAAAGAAATGTGGGACATACCTCAACGCACCGACCGCACTTAATGCATGGTTGCACTGCTTCCTTGCGAGCCTGCTTCCTACTTAGCACCACGATCCCCGATGTACCCTTAATGACTGGCACAGAAAGATCCGTAATGGCGACACCCATCATCGGTCCCCCAAGAATGACTTTACCTGGTTGGCCCACAAAACCTAGACACGCCTCAATAAGGTCACCAACGGACATTCCTAAGGGTACCAAATAATTGCCGGGCCTTGCAACGCCTTCTCCACTTACTGTAACCACTCGTTCAACTAAAGGCCATCCCCTTGCAATGGCCTGCCATACGGCATAGGCAGTCCCAACGTTATTAACCACAACACCCACATCCATGGGCAGACATCCCGTTGGTACTTCCCGTTTTAGTATACTGAAAATCAGTTGTTTTTCAGCACCCTGAGGGTACTTCGTTTTTAGTGGAACAATCCGAAGCGAACCATCGTTAACTTCTTGTAGTGCAGATAGGGCGGCAGGCTTGTTGTCTTCAATACCAATGAACACCTGATTTACCCCAAGGGCCTTGGCCAAGGCTCGCACACCGAAGATAACCTCCTTGGGGTACTCAATCATTAGGCGGTAATCCGCTGTAAGATACGGTTCACACTCACAACCATTAATGACTAACGCGTCAATCTTTTTTTCCCGGGGTGGCATAAGCTTAATGTGGGTAGGAAACCCTGCTCCACCCATACCTACGATCCCGGCCTTTTCGATAATTGAGATGATCTCATCGGGCTTTGCTTCCGCTAAGCTCATAGGTTGCAGGTCCGTCTTCCACCCCTGCTCCTCTCCGGTCTCAATAACCACTGCTAACACATCACGTCCTGAACAATGAGGTTGCAAAGAAACATCGACAACCGTGCCACTAACACTTGCACAGACATTAGCGGAGATCCTTCCACCGGATTCAGCAATGAGTTGCCCTTTCTGTACTACGTCACCTTTCTGAACAACGACCCTGGCCGGTGCCCCAATGTGCTGCTTGACGGGAAGCACAACGCGCGATGGTGTCGGTACCTTGCTGATGGCACAATCATAGGTCAGCTCCTTACGATCTGCCATGTGCACGCCTCCCCGAAAGCTACCAATTCCCACCAGATTCACCCCTCAATATGAGCTTTAGCATCTATAGAAAAGAAGCGACAATCACCCTACTATTTTATTAGCTAGAGGACCGTTACATGAACATAATCAGTCTATCACGATTGTCCCCTGCACGCAAGATACTCACTCAACCCCAGCGGCCTGTAAACGACTGATTGCCCTTTCCAAAGCAACTTGCGCGCGGGCGGCGTCAATTTTCTCCAACTGGATTCGCCTTAAGCGCTCCTCTGCACGGCGGCGGGCCTGCCGGGCCCGTTCCACGTCTATCTCATCTTCCCGCTCGGCGGTCTCGCTCAATACAGTAACCACATTGTGGCTAACATTAAGATAACCGTTGTGCACGGCCAGTCTTTTCTCCGACTCTGGGAACTTTATATGAAACACCCCTGGCCGAAGTACGGTAACCAAAGGCGCATGTCCGGGGAGAATCCCCACATCTCCATCAGCAGTTCGAGCAATGATCATGTCCGCCTCACCATCAAACAAGGTTCGTTCAGGAGTCATCACTCGCACTTTTAGTCTATTACCGGTCAAAA contains:
- a CDS encoding M24 family metallopeptidase gives rise to the protein MDNSVIAARNIRRVRQLLKERSLDALVVSLQHNFSWLTGGGDCHVGLATRDGAARLVITLDEAYLVANNIETPRLLAEEIDSTLFKSRVFNWYEGDFSDLVEELVAGRTIGSDTSVPGTVLLESELGILRSVLGPEERERLNTAGRLVGEALGQVCKELVPGDTEYELAGQLAGALFARELTPTVLLVAGDERVSRFRHPIPTNKEVEKYAMVACVARYKGVQAAATRLIHFGPLDDELKRKHQAIVQVDATLIGDSVPGRRLKDVLSSGIKIYEKMGFGEQWKLHHQGGIIGYWTRELIAKPNTDLKIEVNQAMAWNPSIAGTKSEDTILVTNDGPQIVTTTSQWPLIEVHTENGTFLRPDILIR
- the fsa gene encoding fructose-6-phosphate aldolase, with protein sequence MQFFIDTANIDEIKEAHGWGVISGVTTNPSLVAKEGRNFEEVIREIAGIVDGPISAEVISLVADEMVAEAQKLAKWSKNIVIKIPMTADGLTAVHRLSDQGIKTNVTLVFSASQALLAARAGATYVSPFIGRLDDISHFGMELVRDIVEIYDIHGLPTEVIAASIRSPLHVVEAAKAGAHVATVPFKVLKQMVAHPLTDIGIKKFLADWGSAGIG
- a CDS encoding RnfABCDGE type electron transport complex subunit B → MNDILVSAVSMGILGTVFGFGLVWASQRFKVESDPRIDEIADAAPGANCGSCGFAGCRAYAEAVVEGRAEINACPVGGSAFVEKIASLLGKEATDIGPRKVAHVKCGGCNDKAKQRGDYDGALDCRAAVLKYGGPKECQYGCLGLGSCVKVCAFDAIHLTEVGLPEVDADTCTACGKCIQACPRSLLELVPVTSTVHVQCKSTEKGKVVRSVCEVGCIGCGLCVKACSFEAITVTDNLASIDYTKCTNCGQCALKCPTKAIIVQDAKGQQSEEIAG
- the rsxA gene encoding electron transport complex subunit RsxA; protein product: MEQLVFIFIGSVLVNNFVLVQFLGICPFLGVSKQVDTALGMGMATTFVMSVTSVVTWLLNRYILVQFGLPFLQYAMFILVIAALVQFVEMFLHKVSPALYRSLGIFLPLITTNCAILGLALLIALREYTLIQSIVFSLGAGLGFTLALVIMAGIRQELAYSNVPKCLQGSGIALIVAGLLSLAFMGFSGLVPV
- a CDS encoding electron transport complex subunit E, giving the protein MFADLVRGLWKENPTFRMMIGMCPTLAVTTTATNGLAMGLSVAFVLVCSSAMISLLRRQIPSEVRIPCYIVIIATFVTVADLFLAAFLPSIHRVLGLFVPLIVVNCIILGRAEAFASKMPVSRSILDALGMGLGFTMALVILGSIRELLGFGTLFGTRIMWEGFTEWVIMILPPGAFFTLGLLVGLINWLSTNLSKGSALRLRAGRRAKDGTASVHIHRVGSGQ
- a CDS encoding RnfABCDGE type electron transport complex subunit G, with product MSSGAKMILALIIVSVGAGVVLAVVYNYANPKIEEHAALRLADSIGAVLPEASSFTKLESADVSFDPSSFADEIYLGHDGQGESVGLAFVVTGPGFQGGIKVLIGMELPGCTIGGVRVLEHVETPGLGARIEEDWFTEQFIGKEASGKLDKEIDTITGATISSKAVTNIVNDYVYKIAQELIPQLGVLERGSR
- a CDS encoding RnfABCDGE type electron transport complex subunit D — its product is MMGATPHIKCEESVAKIMYTVALALVPALVCAIYYFGLRALSLTVITVVSAMFTEAVIQKLRGLEITIWDGSALVTGLLLAFNVPPTLPYWMAAMGAIVAIFLGKQVFGGLGQNPFNPALVGRLFLSAAFPVAMTTWTRPFDGISQATPLALMKMQGVGTSYLDLIVGNVGGCLGETSTIALLVGAALLIYKRYIDWRIPAGYLGTVFILTWILGQDPIFHLLAGGLIIGAFFMATDLVTTPITKKGRWIYGIGAGVLLVLIRLYGAYPGGVSFSILLMNAISPLLNHYTRPRIFGEVKHHV
- the rsxC gene encoding electron transport complex subunit RsxC, which gives rise to MADRKELTYDCAISKVPTPSRVVLPVKQHIGAPARVVVQKGDVVQKGQLIAESGGRISANVCASVSGTVVDVSLQPHCSGRDVLAVVIETGEEQGWKTDLQPMSLAEAKPDEIISIIEKAGIVGMGGAGFPTHIKLMPPREKKIDALVINGCECEPYLTADYRLMIEYPKEVIFGVRALAKALGVNQVFIGIEDNKPAALSALQEVNDGSLRIVPLKTKYPQGAEKQLIFSILKREVPTGCLPMDVGVVVNNVGTAYAVWQAIARGWPLVERVVTVSGEGVARPGNYLVPLGMSVGDLIEACLGFVGQPGKVILGGPMMGVAITDLSVPVIKGTSGIVVLSRKQARKEAVQPCIKCGRCVEVCPTFLLPSLIARFAEHDEFDSAEEYGAMNCIECGSCSFVCPAKRPLVHWIQMAKAQLSLKRQKVG
- a CDS encoding F0F1 ATP synthase subunit epsilon, which translates into the protein MTGNRLKVRVMTPERTLFDGEADMIIARTADGDVGILPGHAPLVTVLRPGVFHIKFPESEKRLAVHNGYLNVSHNVVTVLSETAEREDEIDVERARQARRRAEERLRRIQLEKIDAARAQVALERAISRLQAAGVE